A single Xiphias gladius isolate SHS-SW01 ecotype Sanya breed wild chromosome 22, ASM1685928v1, whole genome shotgun sequence DNA region contains:
- the lysmd1 gene encoding lysM and putative peptidoglycan-binding domain-containing protein 1: MSGERAPLPADGNGLLHGSRTRSYGSLVRFPLSPVRQRRIEHKIQPGETLPGLALKYGVSMEQIKRANRLYTNDSIFLKKSLSIPVLSDVDDCSNRLDVAEEDGEEDDAGCAAARNEHAGSSYENRQNDGGERPSDLTPVDFLKRLDDLINQSKQAAVKGCQEAEKRVAALEAACNSRTSDRRPLTRSQSVISSSRMQQQQQAAHRAVPLTITKLTKKLRDREDEIFEL; encoded by the exons ATGTCCGGGGAGCGGGCGCCTTTGCCAGCCGATGGGAACGGCCTGCTCCACGGGAGCCGCACAAGATCTTACGGCAGTTTGGTCCGGTTTCCGCTCTCTCCGGTTCGCCAGAGACGAATTGAACACAAAATTCAGCCAGGAGAGACACTTCCAGGCCTGGCCCTGAAATATGGAGTCTCT ATGGAGCAAATCAAAAGAGCCAACAGGCTGTACACCAATGACTCAATATTCCTGAAGAAATCTTTGTCAATCCCTGTGCTGTCAGACGTGGACGACTGCAGTAACAGGCTGGATGTGGCTGAAGAGGACGGCGAAGAAGACGATGctggctgtgctgctgctcGAAATGAGCACGCAGGTAGCTCCTATGAGAATCGGCAAAATGACGGCGGGGAAAGGCCGTCCGACCTTACTCCAGTGGATTTTTTGAAAAGGTTGGATGACTTGATAAATCAGTCCAAGCAGGCAGCTGTCAAAGGATGCCAGGAAGCAGAGAAGAG GGTTGCCGCTCTAGAAGCAGCTTGCAACAGCAGGACATCAGACCGGCGGCCTCTTACAAGGTCACAGAGTGTCATTTCATCTTCcagaatgcagcagcagcagcaggcagcacaCAGGGCAGTACCCCTCACCATCACCAAACTCACCAAGAAActgagagacagggaagatgaGATCTTTGAGctatga
- the tnfaip8l2b gene encoding tumor necrosis factor, alpha-induced protein 8-like protein 2 B, protein MDAFSAKDMALKAQKKILSSMASKSSVQMFIDDTTSEILDELYRISKEYSGNKTEAQKVIKDLIKIAVKIGLLFRNNRFSTEELGVAQEFKKKLHQGAMTAISFYEVDFTFDKAVMEEVLTSCRDLLLKLVNTHLTLKSHGRINHVFDHYSNPELLTKLYDPTGPFRPNLIKICKGLNKLVEEGTI, encoded by the exons ATGGACGCCTTCAGCGCCAAGGACATGGCCTTGAAGGCGCAGAAGAAGATCCTAAGCAGCATGGCCAGCAAAAGCTCTGTGCAAATGTTCATTGATGACACCACCAGTGAGATCCTGGATGAACTGTACCGCATCTCCAAAGAGTACTCAGGAAATAAAACCGAAGCCCAGAAAGTCATCAAAGACCTGATCAAAATTGCGGTGAAGATAGGCTTGCTGTTCAGAAACAACCGTTTCAGCACAGAAGAGCTGGGAGTGGCCCAAGAATTTAAGAAAAAGCTGCACCAAGGAGCTATGACAGCTATCAGCTTCTACGAG GTGGATTTTACCTTTGACAaggcagtgatggaagaagtcCTGACAAGCTGCAGGGATCTGCTGCTGAAGCTGGTCAACACCCACCTCACCCTTAAATCCCACGGTCGCATCAACCACGTCTTCGACCATTACTCTAACCCAGAGCTCCTGACCAAACTGTACGACCCCACTGGCCCCTTCCGACCCAACCTCATCAAGATCTGCAAAGGACTCAACAAACTGGTGGAGGAAGGCACAATATGA